DNA from Daphnia pulicaria isolate SC F1-1A chromosome 3, SC_F0-13Bv2, whole genome shotgun sequence:
ACTGAATTATACGCGTTGTAAATTGTGTGTATCTGTTGTGTttgaacaaaacaaagtgAGACTGCTCTGGCGTTGCGTTGTTGTTCCTGTCAAATGCGAGCCTCTAATGGAAAAGAACAGAAGGGCCCGCCGAACTCGGTTTTTTTCACGAGTTCTGTGAAGTCGCGTCACGACAACAAGTGTTGTGTAGACTCACGACATCTAGCGTTCGTGATGGAAGTTTAAATAACCGGCCACAATCTCGTTCTTTCTATATTTGCACTAATCGCTCGGTAGTATCAAAGTTTTccttcccaatttttttttaaagcttgtTAAATTAGAAAGATGGTCACAGCCATGGTTGTTGATATAATGGTTCCCACTGTCTGTGTTATAAGGTCCCATAAGGCAGctgatttttttgtgatctTTGGTTACTGCGACAGCCCCGCGACCTGGTGTTGGAAGGGTGGAAGCTGACACTGAAACAACacagaaattttctaagtccctcGTAAACAAATCAGAGCTATGCGTACTTTGCGGCTTTGCGCATCCGTTAAACAGATTGATTGACGATTTTCTAATTAAGATTAATTTCAGATGATAACAATAGATTTCATTGGTTCAAtttataacttgtaatgtgTATTAACATACATACAATTTACATTTGTTTTCCATTGAGGAACAATTCCACCTTATTCATGGAGACAACTGAGattgtttttattacaatTTTGCGATCTGGAGAAAATGAATGACTGAAACACACGAGGGTTTTGTTAACCTTATCTTCTTGCCACATCCACGAAGAGGAAGGTAGTTTGACTCTCGCAATAACATCAGTGTATGTAGCTGGGTCAAGGTATCCTTCCATTTCTGTCTCCCGTGCTGTTTGTTCTGAATTTTCTTGTAACATTTCTTCTGTCATTTCACCCGGTGCTCCAATCAGTTCATCCACTTCCATATCATTTGGTTCAAATTCTACTCTCAATTGAGATTCAGATTCAGatgccatttctttttcaggtGGAATGTGTAGGAGTGTTTCAGTAGTAGGTTCCTGGAACATGTCTTCTGTTGTTACACATGGTAATGCCACAGGTTCAGCTGCTTCTATATCATTTGGTTCAAATTCTACTCTCAATTGAGATTCAGATTCAGATTGTAGTTCTTTTTCAGGTGGAATGTGTAGGAGTGTATCAGAAGTAGGTTCCTGGAACATGTCTTCTGTTGTTACACATGGTAATGCCACAGGTTCAGCTGCTTCCATATCatttacttttcctttttcagcgTCAAGTTGGTGTATAGCTGTAACATAACAtgtcatgtttttaaaaaatatcttattacacttagtttttaatttacctATGCTATTTGACGTTGACTTCTTTGCATGTGATGGGATCAATACATTGGTGTTGTTATTCGACAAAAATGATTGATTGTCCAACTGCAGCTTAGGATTAGCAGCTTTAGACTTTGCTGTTATATTTCGATATGGTGACTTAAACCTATCACTGTGAACATACTTCTTTGCAGCAGGTCTTTCGAGTACGCTGACATCATTTCCTGTTAGAAACATACAGAATTAGCAGTATTAGTATAACTTAACATTGTCAtggataattaaaatttgagaaTACCTAGCAATTTACTGGGCCGAGCACctgattttaatttccatttcgGATAACTGTAAAACACGCCTTGAATTTCTCTCCCTTTGAGTATGTCGTtctcttcaaaatgaatactgcAAATTCTGGACTGGCAAGTGAGTCCTGgctttttaataatttcctGCCAGGAATTTAGACACAACTTCGATGGATGGAAAAACGCAagactttcattttctttgttataagaagatttacaattaaaaacgaaACATGGTTTGCGTGTCATTTTACATTAATCTGCATTTCCGCCATTAAAACGTGAATTCTTCGTTTCTGCAGTAAGCCATTCAGTTAGAGATTGTGTGGGCAGATGGCAGCACTTTCGTAGTAACCATGCCCTGAGGAAAGATCATTGACGGAgaactttcaatttttttcttatgggACCTTATAACACAGACAGTGGGAACCATTATATCTACAACCATGGTCACAGCTGCTGAATGAGACTGATTTGCGGCCAATGCGGTCATCCGCGACGGTGTTGCTTATTAGGGAGACATCCCACTTTcccaatattatttttaactttcgaTTTCGTACGTTTGTTACCATCGCAAAATCAGTTTCTTTCCTACGGTTCTATAAACAGATACTTGTAAAATGAGAAACCATAGTATCGCATTATTTTGGATAAAGATAA
Protein-coding regions in this window:
- the LOC124329459 gene encoding uncharacterized protein LOC124329459 translates to MTRKPCFVFNCKSSYNKENESLAFFHPSKLCLNSWQEIIKKPGLTCQSRICSIHFEENDILKGREIQGVFYSYPKWKLKSGARPSKLLGNDVSVLERPAAKKYVHSDRFKSPYRNITAKSKAANPKLQLDNQSFLSNNNTNVLIPSHAKKSTSNSIAIHQLDAEKGKVNDMEAAEPVALPCVTTEDMFQEPTSDTLLHIPPEKELQSESESQLRVEFEPNDMEVDELIGAPGEMTEEMLQENSEQTARETEMEGYLDPATYTDVIARVKLPSSSWMWQEDKVNKTLVCFSHSFSPDRKIVIKTISVVSMNKVELFLNGKQM